A region from the Pelecanus crispus isolate bPelCri1 chromosome 11, bPelCri1.pri, whole genome shotgun sequence genome encodes:
- the SSTR5 gene encoding somatostatin receptor type 5, with product MDPLYFPNTFSTEASSSDVNSSLLTNVTENGTLTEQPSFKYIHKVLIPICYLLVCAVGLSGNTLVIYVVLRYAKMKTVTNIYILNLAVADVLFMLGLPFLATQNAISYWPFGSFLCRLVMTVDGINQFTSIFCLTVMSMDRYLAVVHPIKSTKWRRPRVAKLISMTVWTFSFLVVLPVIIFSDVQEDFHTCNMNWPEPVNIWSAAFIIYTSVLGFFGPLLVICLCYLLIVIKVKSSGIRVGSTRRRRSERKVTRMVVIIVVVFVFCWLPFYMMNIVNLIFILPEDPVLVGVYFFVVVLSYANSCANPILYGFLSDNFKQSFQKVLRLRKGNGVEDGDPIEHRQENSSRLQESMLTQRNIEFNGHMQTSKV from the coding sequence AGCACAGAAGCTAGTTCCAGTGATGTGAATTCCTCGCTGCTGACAAATGTGACAGAGAATGGGACGCTCACAGAGCAGCCCTCATTCAAATACATCCACAAAGTCCTGATTCCCATCTGTTACCTCCTTGTATGTGCAGTCGGACTCAGCGGCAACACGTTGGTCATTTACGTGGTTTTGCGCTATGCCAAGATGAAAACCGTCACCAACATATACATCTTGAATTTGGCTGTTGCCGACGTACTCTTCATGCTGGGCCTGCCCTTCCTGGCCACCCAGAATGCCATCTCCTATTGGCCTTTCGGCTCCTTTTTGTGCAGGCTGGTTATGACTGTAGATGGTATTAACCAATTCacaagtattttttgtttgactGTGATGAGCATGGACCGCTACCTGGCAGTAGTTCATCCCATTAAATCAACCAAGTGGAGACGTCCCAGGGTGGCCAAGCTCATCAGCATGACTGTCTGGACATTCTCGTTCTTGGTGGTGCTTCCAGTCATCATCTTTTCAGATGTGCAGGAAGACTTTCACACCTGCAACATGAACTGGCCAGAGCCTGTCAACATCTGGTCAGCAGCATTCATCATTTACACATCAgtccttgggttttttggtcCTTTGTTGGTGATCTGTCTCTGCTACTTGCTGATCGTGATTAAAGTCAAATCTTCAGGGATCCGAGTTGGGTCTACGAGGCGCAGGAGATCAGAGAGGAAGGTGACCAGGATGGTGGTGATCATTGTGGTGGTCTTTGTGTTTTGCTGGCTCCCATTTTACATGATGAACATTGTCAATTTGATATTTATACTGCCAGAAGACCCTGTGTTGGTAGGGGTGTACTTCTTTGTGGTGGTCTTGTCCTATGCAAACAGCTGTGCCAACCCCATTCTTTACGGATTTCTTTCTGACAACTTCAAGCAGAGTTTTCAGAAAGTCCTTCGCCTCCGAAAGGGCAATGGTGTAGAGGATGGCGACCCTATTGAACACAGGCAAGAGAACAGCAGCCGCTTGCAGGAATCAATGTTAACCCAGAGAAATATTGAATTCAATGGACATATGCAGACTAGCAAGGTCTAA